The following coding sequences lie in one Miscanthus floridulus cultivar M001 chromosome 9, ASM1932011v1, whole genome shotgun sequence genomic window:
- the LOC136480770 gene encoding RING-H2 finger protein ATL39-like, with product MANHKSNGGGSMYYYGNNPSQTTDDEEQFKKTVAIALPVFILVVLLLRLLCFSIHKDNDEEDVVAGPGNRVRQRQQSSGAGGWVDRAPSPTVAGAAVEAMSPVRAAEPALVCTYRKEDGWREGSCGACLAELADGDVLRVLPVCMHYFHAACVGEWLRGHDTCPLCRAPLVAPGAAA from the coding sequence ATGGCCAACCACAAAAGCAATGGCGGTGGGAGCATGTACTACTACGGCAATAATCCCAGCCAGACGACGGACGACGAGGAGCAGTTCAAGAAGACAGTGGCCATCGCCCTCCCCGTCTTCATCCTCGTCGTCTTGCTGCTCAGGCTGCTCTGCTTCTCGATCCACAAGGACAACGACGAGGAGGATGTCGTCGCCGGACCAGGGAACAGAGTGCGTCAGCGGCAGCAGAGCAGCGGAGCTGGAGGCTGGGTCGACAGGGCACCGTCACCAACGGTGGCCGGCGCAGCCGTGGAGGCGATGTCGCCGGTGCGGGCAGCCGAACCAGCGCTGGTGTGCACGTACAGGAAGGAGGACGGGTGGCGTGAGGGCTCGTGCGGTGCGTGCCTGGCGGAGCTGGCCGACGGCGACGTCCTCCGGGTGCTGCCGGTGTGCATGCACTACTTCCACGCCGCCTGCGTCGGCGAGTGGCTGCGCGGGCACGACACCTGCCCGCTCTGccgcgctccgctcgtcgctccTGGCGCCGCAGCATAG